Part of the Papaver somniferum cultivar HN1 unplaced genomic scaffold, ASM357369v1 unplaced-scaffold_18, whole genome shotgun sequence genome is shown below.
CCAGAAATCAGGATAGATGGTGATGATTTTATTTATCAGTCGATTGGATTTGGTTATCTTACTTCAACAAATGAGTACAATGTGATAGCAGTACATGTGTTCAAGACCGATATGATAGAAGTCCACATATACACTCTAGGCAGTGGCAATGGATGGAGAAACCTTGGAAAGTTCAATTCTGAATTCTGCCCTATGTGTAGTCTAGATCACGAACTTGGTAGCTTTGCCGATGGGTCTATTTATTGGGTTAACACTAATCTAGCTACGATCTTGATCTTCGACTTAATTGAGGAAAAATTCTGCGAACATCTTGAACCGCCTCCTTTCCCACTAGACACTGATTTGCGAAATCATAGAATAGGGGTTTTGGATGGATTTCTGTATATTTCTATACTTGATGAAGGAGAAGATGGTTTTGACATATGGctattaaaaaagaagaatgatAATCAAGTCAAGAAAGAGGGAGAGGAACATCCCTCGTTGGAATGGAGTAAAGAATTCAGGGTTGATGAAAAGCATTCATTAGCTGTTACGAAGAGGGGGGATGTTTTAACTTACCTCAGTTGTGATAACTATCTCAACATTTATGACACAAAAGCTTCTACCTCGAAAGGCCTTGTTGATTTTAAGGAATGGGTTCGTCGAGTATTCCCTCACAAGAACACCTTCGTATCgttgaagagattaggggaaaaGGATACGGAAATAATGAAGTCAGTTAAAGGAGGCAGAAAGCCGTGATTCACCTTTCAAGCAGCTACAGGAGGATGCGAACCCCGACTACATAGTTATAAACTGGTAATCTTCATTGAATTTTCGCAGTAGTATTCATATCATTCTGTAGACTTAGGAGTTTCATTAACAAGTAACCTTTTTGTGAGCCTCAATGTTATTGACATTGTGTTGGTGAGTAATATACATAGGTTCTCTTTTATTCTGTCTTTATATCATCGATCCAACTTTGTAAATTGTGCATTTTGTTAGCGACTCTACCTTATTTTGATGGGTATGGTGTACACTGTAGTGGCTTAGTTCATTTATACATGGGGGTCGAATAAGCATTTGCAGGAAAAATCATAAATCTGAATAGGAAACTGTGCTGAAGTTTATCCTCATATGTCAATAAATTTCACTAGAACAGTTAGTCAATAGGTACAGGTGTCTGTGATAACTGCAACCGACCTAATTGTTTATTGTCGTCAAGCTATTTTTACATCTCCATGTGAAGGATCAATGAGCAAATGTCCTTTCAGGCTAGAACCGGATTCAGAGTAAAGATTCTCTTGGCAATGAGAATTATGACATCTTGAGTTTGCACTTAAATTGTGGTTATTCACACACTTTATGCCTACTTCCACAACTGTATCAGTTTTCCATTTGTTTAAGTCTGATTTAGTTAGATCTCAAGTTGCATCATTTCGGTCTGATGATAACAGTGGCATCGGTATATATCTAAACTTTATTAAGTAGCTAAAACTAGCTCAGTTGTATTAGCTCTGCAAACAGTCACCACGACTGAAACTATATTGATGTTTCATTCCCATGAGTTCCATTTTATCCCCATCGTTGGCATCTTGAGAGATCCGAGTGAAGAAGGCTTAGTGTTATTAGATGGCCATGCTTTGCTCGTATTTTGTCAACGGTCAGCTCTCCGGGGATGCAGAATCCCAGAATTCACTATTTTAAAACATTTAGTCTTTGTTGGCCTGCATAGAAGTTTCTGGTGCATCTGGTAAAGTGTCCTTAACTCATAGTGTCATCATCACGTCCATCATTGCATAGTGCATTTCCTTCTCCTTCTTGTGCATCACAGaaccatcatcagtttcatccccCATTTAAAATTGGGTCATCGTCATACTTGCAGTAATGATAAAATGTTATGTGAGTTTACCAAGAAAAAATCTAGGGCATAGAATTGCACATTCAGAGATTCTAAGTTTACTAGATGATACAGGTTTTGATAGTGAATTAGGTGTTATTGGTCGTTCTGGTATTGATGGTTGTCCCTCTGTGACTGAAAatgatcttttttttcttcaatgtaTGTCTATATTGATAAATTTTCTTCAGCAGCATCAAATGAAACTACTAGTACTAGTAGAAATGTGGAACAGAAGTCGATGAGTTTGTTGAATTATGAGAATTTAGTAATAGGTGGTGGGTGTTCATAGTTTTATTAAATCTGATTTGTTAATGGGTAGTGGTGGTCCTCTTTCAAATGAAGCTAATTATGAAAGCTTTTTCTGCTGCTAAGCTTTCTGAGTTAGTTTTCTAAGTAAAATCTTATAATGACTACTCTGCATAGTGATAATTTAGTATAGGATTCACTGCTAAGTAAACAATGCATGTTAATCTTACCATGATAAGATAGAATTGCTTATATATTCATCCCCTCATACCTCTTGCTTTTTTGTTCCAATCAGCATCATTCCTTATAATACAAATTCGTGAAATTCAAGTGTTTGGCCCTCCTCCACTTGGTTCTTGCTCTCTTGGCCTTGGGCTTAAAGAAAGCTCAAGGTTTTTTAGTCCACTAGAGAAAGAGGGTCAAGAGAGAAAATATGAGGGCAATGAGAATAAAACAGTGTGATGTTAGTTCCTTAACAAAAAATCGAAAATGCTAGCTGAACAGCTGACTGACAGCTGAATAACAACGATGCTCATCAGTGGTTCAGTGGTTCAAGGGTTCCTCGTGGCCATCCTCATCAGTGGTTCAAGGGTCAGGCCTCCTCGTCAACTCAAGTGCAACATGGCAACTCCGTACAGGAAAATGGTGATTTCTCCAATCATCCTGAGCCATGAAATGTCCCCACAAGTCGGAGTTTGAATTTTCTCTGGAGAACTTAATGTGAGAATGATGCTGTCAGAGCCTATGTGCTCTCTTTTTTGGATGGATCATCTGCATCTACTGTTAATTCTCTTTTTTCGGGTTTAGTCTCCCTTATCATGTATTCCAGGCTTTCTGTTTTAGTGTAATGTTTCTTTCCTTACCTGTAATCTGGATTTAGACTGTTTCGGTGCAGTTGTTCTTACCCTGTTGTTGCTTTGTTTAGATCATTGTAATATATTCTGGCTTTAATATACCTCTTGTTCATTCTTACCATTACCGGTCTGCATTTCTTAGTTCATTCTTAGACTATCTTGTTTCTGTATCTGAGTTCTCTATTCCTGGTATTCCTGTGGATGTCTTGTAAAGCTCATTTTAGCTATTTCTACTTGTGCACTGTGCATAGTATTTCTGAATTGGCTGCCTTCCATCCTGTTACTCTCCTTGTATCTGCCATTAAGAAAACTTAATATTCTTGAACCTGTTTGTGTTCTCTCTGAAATTTCAGTATATCTGTCAGGTTTATCCTCTTCTTATACTGGTGTGTTGTGTTTATCAATAGTACTTGGAGATTTGTTTTGTTCTCTGCTTATCAAAAATCATTATTCATcgcttttcattttgtttttcttgttttgttgatCACACCTGGTCTGTGACTACTGGATTATTTCCCATATTGCAAGTATTGCTAGCCCACTAATTATATCTGTTACTGGGCTTTGCCTTTTCTTTCAGAATTTTATTATCTGAATTTGATACTCCGTGAC
Proteins encoded:
- the LOC113337885 gene encoding F-box protein At3g07870-like; translation: MKVTKNFDMNHFNKLPEEILSRVPSEWVLHCKLVCRNWRNIVSNDPSFPLKHLYHLNHPSSCKLGFLALIDNNRFYFFEYKDDQNHELRKPIERIRRMITTPIKGACFVGSCNGLICLAGEKHDIPVCISNPFTKEYANLPEIRIDGDDFIYQSIGFGYLTSTNEYNVIAVHVFKTDMIEVHIYTLGSGNGWRNLGKFNSEFCPMCSLDHELGSFADGSIYWVNTNLATILIFDLIEEKFCEHLEPPPFPLDTDLRNHRIGVLDGFLYISILDEGEDGFDIWLLKKKNDNQVKKEGEEHPSLEWSKEFRVDEKHSLAVTKRGDVLTYLSCDNYLNIYDTKASTSKGLVDFKEWVRRVFPHKNTFVSLKRLGEKDTEIMKSVKGGRKP